The following proteins are encoded in a genomic region of Labeo rohita strain BAU-BD-2019 chromosome 5, IGBB_LRoh.1.0, whole genome shotgun sequence:
- the sympk gene encoding symplekin isoform X2, with product MASGMGEQAHGSVAYSNESDTTFDMTTSEKVVELLNQAALISTEEKLIVLKQVQELIINKDPSLLDNFLDEIIAFQTDKSIEVRKFVIGFIEEACKRDNELLLRLIANLNMLMKDESVNVVKKAILTLTQLYKVALQWLVRTKSVSDIQEACWDMMTQMKEDVLALLDSDNDGVRTHAIKFTESLIITLSPRTPDSDTPKKQEGDISLDKIPRDHTYIRYDTLCEEGKSALEQLLKFMVHPAISSINLTTALGSLATLARQRPMFMSEVVQAYETLHANLPPTLAKSQVSSVRKNLKLHLVSVLKHPSSVDFQGQISTLLLDLGMSQSEITRCTPATVQPRKRLHHEPYVEGKRIKMEAPLVEDDEDKEEPAPVVTPKPSSSVGTQSAIDLTAEFLLPLLSPDNVANLVLISMVYLPEVMPASFQATYTPVESAGTDAQIKHLARLMATQMTAAGLGPGLELCKARDEEVKEEDGGAGESSSKDPLIIRKLSAVSLGQAISVVGAPAAYKSPVTEDAPQIKKLPEPILPTTQPKAPGTSGRKKVFKLADVVQPFSEDQIAKLTNMAIRRILQSEKAIAQSGMSHVRVKLLARLVTQFEGGKKNDLLHFILEDMRGRSELAFSLLYHEYNEYLSQEPSGSLDSYEHCLFTLLSGLQEKPEQRDGLFTKLVLEAPVITDSALEVIQRYCEDESRVYLGMSTLKELILKRPSRQYQYLNVLLNLSSHEKEKVRSTALSFIKRMYEKEHLKDCIEKFALTYMQFLVHPNPPSLLFGAGEDTEVAAPWTEETVRQCLYLYLSLLPLNHRLVHELAAVYTEAIADIKRSVLRVIEQPIRGMGMSSPDLLLLVENCPKGAETLVTRCLHILTDKVPPSPELVERVRDLYHKRVPDVRFLIPVINGLEKNEVIQALPKLIKLNPIVVKEVFNRLLGTQHSEGSSSMSPLTPGELLIALHNIDSSKCDMKSIIKATNLCFGEKNVYTSEVLAVVMQQLMEQTPLPILLMRTVIQSLTMYPRLAGFVMNILARLILKQVWKYPKVWEGFVKCCQRTKPQSYNVLLQLPPPQLASVFERCPEMREPLLQHVHSFTPHQQAHIPASIMAVLEANTRKPEPEPQPEPHHPEIIEEREVPVPKHISMPAPVSQPEPPAPTPVVFAEPLPQQQQQIPARREEVEEPMEQEETDHAALEITSEAAAQQMEVSEEPSQSNSETNSEKTDEPMEESAAMPVDVADQPKDESEDVVQEAEESSVD from the exons ATGGCGTCAGGCATGGGAGAACAAGCACATGGCAGCGTGGCCTACAGCAATGAGAGCGACACAACCTTTGACATGACCACCAGCGAGAAG GTGGTGGAATTGCTAAATCAGGCAGCCCTCATTTCTACAGAGGAAAAGCTTATTGTTCtcaaacag gtGCAGGAGTTGATTATCAACAAGGACCCTTCATTGCTCGATAATTTTCTGGAT GAAATCATCGCATTTCAGACTGATAAGTCAATTGAGGTGCGAAAGTTTGTCATCGGATTCATTGAGGAGGCATG TAAAAGAGACAATGAGCTTCTGCTGAGGCTGATTGCGAACCTGAACATGCTGATGAAAGATGAGAGTGTGAATGTGGTGAAGAAGGCCATTCTGACGCTCACACAGCTTTACAAAGTGGCTTTACAG TGGCTGGTGCGCACTAAGAGTGTCTCAGACATACAGGAGGCATGCTGGGATATGATGACCCAGATGAAAGAGGATGTTCTTGCATTATTGGACTCAGATAACGATGGAGTTCGCACTCACGCCATCAAATTCACAGAGTCCCTCATCATCACTCTGTCACCACGAACGCCTGACTCTGACACACCCAAGAAACAAGAGGGAGATATCAGTCTGGACAAAATCCCCAGAGACCACACATATATTCGATATG ACACCTTATGTGAGGAGGGTAAGTCGGCTCTGGAGCAGCTATTAAAGTTCATGGTGCATCCTGCCATCTCCAGCATTAATCTCACCACTGCACTGGGATCACTGGCCACGCTGGCCAGACAGCGCCCCATGTTCATGTCTGAGGTGGTTCAGGCCTATGAGACGCTACATG CTAACCTGCCCCCTACTTTGGCTAAGTCTCAAGTGAGCAGCGTGCGCAAGAACCTGAAGCTCCACCTGGTCTCGGTACTGAAGCACCCCAGTAGTGTGGACTTCCAGGGCCAGATTTCCACTCTGCTGCTGGACCTCGGCATGTCTCAGAGCGAGATCACCCGCTGCACGCCAGCCACCGTACAGCCCCGTAAGAGACTCCACCATGAGCCTTATGTTGAGGGCAAGAGGATCAAAATGG AGGCCCCCCTAGTGGAGGATGATGAGGATAAGGAGGAACCAGCTCCAGTCGTCACGCCAAAACCATCCTCCTCCGTTGGCACCCAATCAGCCATCGATCTCACAGCTGAGTTCCTTTTACCTCTGCTGAGCCCAGATAATGTGGCCAACCTG GTTCTCATCAGTATGGTTTACCTGCCTGAAGTGATGCCGGCCTCTTTCCAAGCCACATACACACCTGTAGAATCGGCCGGCACTGATGCCCAGATCAAACATTTAGCCAGGCTGATGGCCACACAGATGACTGCAGCTGGACTGGGACCAG GGCTGGAGCTGTGTAAGGCTCGAGATGAAGAGGTGAAGGAGGAAGATGGCGGAGCGGGTGAATCCAGCTCCAAAGACCCTCTCATCATCCGCAAACTGTCTGCAGTGTCCCTGGGTCAAGCCATCTCAGTGGTAGGGGCACCAGCGGCCTACAAGAGCCCTGTCACTGAAGACGCACCTCAGATCAAGAAGCTTCCAGAGCCTATACTGCCCACTACACAGCCCAA AGCTCCTGGCACCAGTGgcagaaaaaaagtgttcaaaTTGGCTGACGTGGTGCAGCCGTTTTCAGAGGATCAGATTGCTAAACTCACCAACATGGCTATCAGGCGGATTCTCCAATCAGAAAAGGCCATTGCACAGAGTGGGATGTCCCAC GTCCGTGTGAAGCTGCTTGCACGGTTGGTGACCCAGTTTGAGGGCGGGAAGAAAAATGACttgctgcattttattttggagGATATGCGGGGCAGAAGTGAGCTGGCCTTTTCTCTGCTGTACCACGAGTACAATGAATACCTGAGTCAGGAGCCCTCCGGCTCTCTGGACAGTTATGAGCACTGTCTGTTCACACTGTTGTCCGGCCTGCAGGAGAAACCTGAGCAGAGAGATGG GCTTTTTACAAAGCTTGTGTTGGAGGCTCCGGTCATTACAGATTCTGCGCTGGAGGTGATTCAACGCTACTGTGAGGACGAG TCACGTGTTTACCTGGGGATGTCCACATTAAAGGAGCTCATTCTCAAACGCCCCTCCAGACAGTACCAGTACCTCAATGTCCTTCTCAACCTCAGCTCTCATGAAAAAGAAAAG GTGCGGTCCACTGCTCTCAGCTTCATCAAGCGCATGTATGAGAAGGAACATTTGAAAGACTGTATTGAGAAGTTCGCTCTCACCTACATGCAGTTTCTGGTCCATCCAAACCCACCTTCTCTTCTGTTTGGAGCAGGAGAGGATACAG AGGTGGCGGCTCCCTGGACAGAGGAGACGGTGCGCCAGTGCCTTTACCTCTATCTCTCCCTCCTGCCCCTCAACCATCGTCTGGTGCACGAGCTGGCTGCTGTCTACACCGAGGCCATCGCCGACATCAAACGCAGTGTGCTCAGGGTCATCGAACAGCCT ataagAGGAATGGGAATGAGCTCTCCTGACCTGCTACTCTTGGTGGAGAACTGTCCTAAAGGAGCAGAGACGCTGGTCACTCGCTGTTTGCACATACTCACTGataaag TGCCACCATCTCCTGAGCTGGTGGAGAGGGTGAGGGATCTTTATCATAAGCGAGTACCAGATGTTCGTTTCCTCATCCCAGTCATCAATGGCCTGGAGAAG AATGAGGTGATCCAGGCTCTACCCAAACTCATCAAACTCAATCCCATCGTGGTGAAGGAGGTGTTCAACAGACTCCTGGGCACTCAACACA GTGAGGGCAGTTCCTCCATGTCTCCACTCACTCCTGGAGAGCTCCTCATCGCCCTACACAACATTGACTCCTCCAAGTGTGACATGAAGTCAATCATTAAAG CCACTAACCTGTGTTTTGGGGAGAAGAATGTGTACACGTCTGAGGTGCTGGCTGTGGTGATGCAGCAGTTGATGGAGCAGACCCCTCTTCCCATATTGCTGATGCGTACGGTCATCCAGTCTCTCACTATGTATCCTCGCCTTGCTGGTTTCGTCATGAACATCTTAGCCCGGCTCATTCTCAAACAG GTGTGGAAGTATCCTAAAGTGTGGGAGGGCTTTGTAAAGTGCTGTCAGCGCACCAAACCCCAGTCCTACAATGTTCTCCTCCAGCTGCCTCCACCACAACTGGCTAGTGTGTTTGAGCGCTGCCCGGAGATGAGGGAGCCCCTTCTACAGCACGTTCACTCCTTCACCCCTCACCAG CAAGCCCACATTCCAGCATCTATAATGGCCGTTCTGGAGGCCAACACCAGGAAGCCAGAACCAGAACCACAACCTGAACCTCATCATCCAGAAATAATAGAAGAGAGAGAG GTGCCAGTACCAAAGCATATATCAATGCCTGCACCAGTATCGCAACCAGAACCTCCAGCCCCGACACCCGTAGTGTTTGCTGAACCActaccacaacaacaacaacagatcCCAGCCAGGAGGGAAGAAGTAGAAGAACCCATGGAGCAGGAAGAGACAGACCATGCTGCTCTGGAGATCACGTCTGAAGCTGCAGCGcag CAGATGGAGGTGTCCGAGGAACCATCACAGTCCAACTCAGAAACCAATTCAGAAAAGACAGACGAACCCATGGAAGAGTCAGCTGCGATGCCTGTGGATGTTGCTGACCAGCCCAAAGATGAGTCTGAGGATGTGGTTCAGGAAGCAGAAGAAAGCAGTGTGGACTGA
- the sympk gene encoding symplekin isoform X1 yields MDRGKEFIVMASGMGEQAHGSVAYSNESDTTFDMTTSEKVVELLNQAALISTEEKLIVLKQVQELIINKDPSLLDNFLDEIIAFQTDKSIEVRKFVIGFIEEACKRDNELLLRLIANLNMLMKDESVNVVKKAILTLTQLYKVALQWLVRTKSVSDIQEACWDMMTQMKEDVLALLDSDNDGVRTHAIKFTESLIITLSPRTPDSDTPKKQEGDISLDKIPRDHTYIRYDTLCEEGKSALEQLLKFMVHPAISSINLTTALGSLATLARQRPMFMSEVVQAYETLHANLPPTLAKSQVSSVRKNLKLHLVSVLKHPSSVDFQGQISTLLLDLGMSQSEITRCTPATVQPRKRLHHEPYVEGKRIKMEAPLVEDDEDKEEPAPVVTPKPSSSVGTQSAIDLTAEFLLPLLSPDNVANLVLISMVYLPEVMPASFQATYTPVESAGTDAQIKHLARLMATQMTAAGLGPGLELCKARDEEVKEEDGGAGESSSKDPLIIRKLSAVSLGQAISVVGAPAAYKSPVTEDAPQIKKLPEPILPTTQPKAPGTSGRKKVFKLADVVQPFSEDQIAKLTNMAIRRILQSEKAIAQSGMSHVRVKLLARLVTQFEGGKKNDLLHFILEDMRGRSELAFSLLYHEYNEYLSQEPSGSLDSYEHCLFTLLSGLQEKPEQRDGLFTKLVLEAPVITDSALEVIQRYCEDESRVYLGMSTLKELILKRPSRQYQYLNVLLNLSSHEKEKVRSTALSFIKRMYEKEHLKDCIEKFALTYMQFLVHPNPPSLLFGAGEDTEVAAPWTEETVRQCLYLYLSLLPLNHRLVHELAAVYTEAIADIKRSVLRVIEQPIRGMGMSSPDLLLLVENCPKGAETLVTRCLHILTDKVPPSPELVERVRDLYHKRVPDVRFLIPVINGLEKNEVIQALPKLIKLNPIVVKEVFNRLLGTQHSEGSSSMSPLTPGELLIALHNIDSSKCDMKSIIKATNLCFGEKNVYTSEVLAVVMQQLMEQTPLPILLMRTVIQSLTMYPRLAGFVMNILARLILKQVWKYPKVWEGFVKCCQRTKPQSYNVLLQLPPPQLASVFERCPEMREPLLQHVHSFTPHQQAHIPASIMAVLEANTRKPEPEPQPEPHHPEIIEEREVPVPKHISMPAPVSQPEPPAPTPVVFAEPLPQQQQQIPARREEVEEPMEQEETDHAALEITSEAAAQQMEVSEEPSQSNSETNSEKTDEPMEESAAMPVDVADQPKDESEDVVQEAEESSVD; encoded by the exons ATGGACAGAGGTAAAG AATTTATCGTGATGGCGTCAGGCATGGGAGAACAAGCACATGGCAGCGTGGCCTACAGCAATGAGAGCGACACAACCTTTGACATGACCACCAGCGAGAAG GTGGTGGAATTGCTAAATCAGGCAGCCCTCATTTCTACAGAGGAAAAGCTTATTGTTCtcaaacag gtGCAGGAGTTGATTATCAACAAGGACCCTTCATTGCTCGATAATTTTCTGGAT GAAATCATCGCATTTCAGACTGATAAGTCAATTGAGGTGCGAAAGTTTGTCATCGGATTCATTGAGGAGGCATG TAAAAGAGACAATGAGCTTCTGCTGAGGCTGATTGCGAACCTGAACATGCTGATGAAAGATGAGAGTGTGAATGTGGTGAAGAAGGCCATTCTGACGCTCACACAGCTTTACAAAGTGGCTTTACAG TGGCTGGTGCGCACTAAGAGTGTCTCAGACATACAGGAGGCATGCTGGGATATGATGACCCAGATGAAAGAGGATGTTCTTGCATTATTGGACTCAGATAACGATGGAGTTCGCACTCACGCCATCAAATTCACAGAGTCCCTCATCATCACTCTGTCACCACGAACGCCTGACTCTGACACACCCAAGAAACAAGAGGGAGATATCAGTCTGGACAAAATCCCCAGAGACCACACATATATTCGATATG ACACCTTATGTGAGGAGGGTAAGTCGGCTCTGGAGCAGCTATTAAAGTTCATGGTGCATCCTGCCATCTCCAGCATTAATCTCACCACTGCACTGGGATCACTGGCCACGCTGGCCAGACAGCGCCCCATGTTCATGTCTGAGGTGGTTCAGGCCTATGAGACGCTACATG CTAACCTGCCCCCTACTTTGGCTAAGTCTCAAGTGAGCAGCGTGCGCAAGAACCTGAAGCTCCACCTGGTCTCGGTACTGAAGCACCCCAGTAGTGTGGACTTCCAGGGCCAGATTTCCACTCTGCTGCTGGACCTCGGCATGTCTCAGAGCGAGATCACCCGCTGCACGCCAGCCACCGTACAGCCCCGTAAGAGACTCCACCATGAGCCTTATGTTGAGGGCAAGAGGATCAAAATGG AGGCCCCCCTAGTGGAGGATGATGAGGATAAGGAGGAACCAGCTCCAGTCGTCACGCCAAAACCATCCTCCTCCGTTGGCACCCAATCAGCCATCGATCTCACAGCTGAGTTCCTTTTACCTCTGCTGAGCCCAGATAATGTGGCCAACCTG GTTCTCATCAGTATGGTTTACCTGCCTGAAGTGATGCCGGCCTCTTTCCAAGCCACATACACACCTGTAGAATCGGCCGGCACTGATGCCCAGATCAAACATTTAGCCAGGCTGATGGCCACACAGATGACTGCAGCTGGACTGGGACCAG GGCTGGAGCTGTGTAAGGCTCGAGATGAAGAGGTGAAGGAGGAAGATGGCGGAGCGGGTGAATCCAGCTCCAAAGACCCTCTCATCATCCGCAAACTGTCTGCAGTGTCCCTGGGTCAAGCCATCTCAGTGGTAGGGGCACCAGCGGCCTACAAGAGCCCTGTCACTGAAGACGCACCTCAGATCAAGAAGCTTCCAGAGCCTATACTGCCCACTACACAGCCCAA AGCTCCTGGCACCAGTGgcagaaaaaaagtgttcaaaTTGGCTGACGTGGTGCAGCCGTTTTCAGAGGATCAGATTGCTAAACTCACCAACATGGCTATCAGGCGGATTCTCCAATCAGAAAAGGCCATTGCACAGAGTGGGATGTCCCAC GTCCGTGTGAAGCTGCTTGCACGGTTGGTGACCCAGTTTGAGGGCGGGAAGAAAAATGACttgctgcattttattttggagGATATGCGGGGCAGAAGTGAGCTGGCCTTTTCTCTGCTGTACCACGAGTACAATGAATACCTGAGTCAGGAGCCCTCCGGCTCTCTGGACAGTTATGAGCACTGTCTGTTCACACTGTTGTCCGGCCTGCAGGAGAAACCTGAGCAGAGAGATGG GCTTTTTACAAAGCTTGTGTTGGAGGCTCCGGTCATTACAGATTCTGCGCTGGAGGTGATTCAACGCTACTGTGAGGACGAG TCACGTGTTTACCTGGGGATGTCCACATTAAAGGAGCTCATTCTCAAACGCCCCTCCAGACAGTACCAGTACCTCAATGTCCTTCTCAACCTCAGCTCTCATGAAAAAGAAAAG GTGCGGTCCACTGCTCTCAGCTTCATCAAGCGCATGTATGAGAAGGAACATTTGAAAGACTGTATTGAGAAGTTCGCTCTCACCTACATGCAGTTTCTGGTCCATCCAAACCCACCTTCTCTTCTGTTTGGAGCAGGAGAGGATACAG AGGTGGCGGCTCCCTGGACAGAGGAGACGGTGCGCCAGTGCCTTTACCTCTATCTCTCCCTCCTGCCCCTCAACCATCGTCTGGTGCACGAGCTGGCTGCTGTCTACACCGAGGCCATCGCCGACATCAAACGCAGTGTGCTCAGGGTCATCGAACAGCCT ataagAGGAATGGGAATGAGCTCTCCTGACCTGCTACTCTTGGTGGAGAACTGTCCTAAAGGAGCAGAGACGCTGGTCACTCGCTGTTTGCACATACTCACTGataaag TGCCACCATCTCCTGAGCTGGTGGAGAGGGTGAGGGATCTTTATCATAAGCGAGTACCAGATGTTCGTTTCCTCATCCCAGTCATCAATGGCCTGGAGAAG AATGAGGTGATCCAGGCTCTACCCAAACTCATCAAACTCAATCCCATCGTGGTGAAGGAGGTGTTCAACAGACTCCTGGGCACTCAACACA GTGAGGGCAGTTCCTCCATGTCTCCACTCACTCCTGGAGAGCTCCTCATCGCCCTACACAACATTGACTCCTCCAAGTGTGACATGAAGTCAATCATTAAAG CCACTAACCTGTGTTTTGGGGAGAAGAATGTGTACACGTCTGAGGTGCTGGCTGTGGTGATGCAGCAGTTGATGGAGCAGACCCCTCTTCCCATATTGCTGATGCGTACGGTCATCCAGTCTCTCACTATGTATCCTCGCCTTGCTGGTTTCGTCATGAACATCTTAGCCCGGCTCATTCTCAAACAG GTGTGGAAGTATCCTAAAGTGTGGGAGGGCTTTGTAAAGTGCTGTCAGCGCACCAAACCCCAGTCCTACAATGTTCTCCTCCAGCTGCCTCCACCACAACTGGCTAGTGTGTTTGAGCGCTGCCCGGAGATGAGGGAGCCCCTTCTACAGCACGTTCACTCCTTCACCCCTCACCAG CAAGCCCACATTCCAGCATCTATAATGGCCGTTCTGGAGGCCAACACCAGGAAGCCAGAACCAGAACCACAACCTGAACCTCATCATCCAGAAATAATAGAAGAGAGAGAG GTGCCAGTACCAAAGCATATATCAATGCCTGCACCAGTATCGCAACCAGAACCTCCAGCCCCGACACCCGTAGTGTTTGCTGAACCActaccacaacaacaacaacagatcCCAGCCAGGAGGGAAGAAGTAGAAGAACCCATGGAGCAGGAAGAGACAGACCATGCTGCTCTGGAGATCACGTCTGAAGCTGCAGCGcag CAGATGGAGGTGTCCGAGGAACCATCACAGTCCAACTCAGAAACCAATTCAGAAAAGACAGACGAACCCATGGAAGAGTCAGCTGCGATGCCTGTGGATGTTGCTGACCAGCCCAAAGATGAGTCTGAGGATGTGGTTCAGGAAGCAGAAGAAAGCAGTGTGGACTGA
- the rsph4a gene encoding radial spoke head protein 6 homolog A has product MEMTEEALNNERLQAAANLKAFMMKNSTKTNLNLYDHLVRLLTKVMDERPENAVDVIEDMSRDLKGSILQEKQDTMRDSPSSSAALLLAEQQKALFTRTAGDEGDHEEDLVESPLPNVAELGFFFEQAGVGLGREEMQRIFLALKQLVDSQCLLRCRFWGKILGTQSNYLVAEGEFREGEGEEEEGTEQTHEDEEREEEPQEDKDDTELVEAADPPPKSTYKPPPPVPKEENHTGVNKYTYFVCQEPGMPWVRLPMVTPAQITVARQVRRFFTGRLDAPVVSYPPFPGNEANYLRAQIARISAGTHVSPLGFYQFGEDEGEDDGLRDSFEENPNFEGIHVNEMAESLNLWVHHVQHILTQGRCVWVNVTKKSTDDVDEDAEEEEREEEPDEPEPEVGPPLLTPLSEDAKINDTPPWSSMISSNLIPQFSIAVLRSNLWPGAYAYASGRKFGNIYIGWGMKYIGEAFTPTILPPPQNEYPSGPEITEALDPSVEEEQALKAALEEQTAALEETEDLEDEEEEDD; this is encoded by the exons ATGGAGATGACTGAGGAAGCGTTGAACAATGAGAGACTGCAGGCTGCAGCGAACTTGAAAGCTTTCATGATGAAGAACAGCACAAAAACAAACCTCAACCT CTACGACCACCTCGTACGACTGTTAACCAAAGTTATGGATGAGCGTCCAGAGAACGCAGTCGATGTGATAGAGGACATGAGTCGTGATCTGAAAGGAAGTATTCTTCAGGAGAAGCAGGACACCATGCGGGACAGTCCGTCCTCATCCGCGGCTCTGTTACTGGCCGAGCAGCAGAAGGCGCTATTTACGCGGACGGCAGGTGATGAAGGTGATCATGAGGAAGATTTG GTGGAGTCTCCTCTACCGAATGTTGCAGAACTTGGGTTCTTCTTTGAGCAAGCTGGTGTGGGTCTGGGGAGAGAAGAGATGCAGAGAATCTTTCTGGCTTTGAAACAGCTGGTGGACTCACAGTGTCTCCTACGCTGTCGATTCTGGGGCAAGATCCTCGGCACGCAGAGCAACTACCTGGTGGCTGAGGGGGAATTCAGAGAGGGTGaaggagaggaggaggaggggacAGAACAGACACATGAGGATGAGGAGAGGGAGGAAGAGCCACAGGAGGACAAGGATGACACAGAGCTTGTGGAAGCT GCTGATCCTCCCCCCAAATCGACATACAAGCCACCTCCGCCAGTGCCAAAGGAAGAAAATCACACCGGTGTCAACAAATACACTTATTTTGTGTGTCAAGAGCCCGGTATGCCGTGGGTCAGATTGCCGATGGTCACCCCCGCTCAGATCACAGTGGCGCGGCAGGTCCGCAGGTTCTTCACAGGCAGGCTTGATGCTCCTGTTGTAAGCTATCCTCCCTTTCCTGGAAATGAAGCCAACTACCTGCGTGCCCAGATCGCACGGATCTCAGCAGGCACGCACGTCAGCCCTCTGGGATTCTACCAGTTTGGGGAGGATGAAGGTGAGGATGATGGACTGCGAGACAGCTTTGAGGAGAATCCTAACTTTGAGGGCATCCATGTTAATGAGATGGCTGAGTCTTTGAATCTGTGGGTCCATCATGTACAGCATATTCTTACACAG GGCCGCTGTGTGTGGGTAAACGTGACTAAGAAGTCTACAGATGACGTGGATGAAGATGCAGAGGAGGAAGAGAGGGAGGAGGAACCTGATGAGCCAGAGCCTGAAGTCGGGCCTCCTCTTTTGACGCCTCTGTCTGAGGATGCAA AGATTAATGACACCCCACCTTGGAGCTCCATGATCTCCTCTAACCTCATTCCTCAGTTTTCCATCGCTGTGCTGCGCTCCAACCTCTGGCCTGGAGCTTATGCTTATGCTAGTGGCAG GAAGTTTGGAAACATATACATTGGTTGGGGGATGAAATATATTGGTGAGGCCTTCACCCCAACCATTCTCCCACCACCCCAAAATGAGTACCCCAGCGGGCCTGAGATCACAGAGGCCCTGGACCCCAGTGTGGAGGAAGAGCAAGCTTTGAAAGCTGCTCTGGAGGAGCAGACGGCAGCCCTGGAAGAAACAGAGGATCTAGAAGAtgaggaggaagaggatgattaa